Proteins encoded by one window of Vampirovibrionales bacterium:
- a CDS encoding GNAT family N-acetyltransferase — MIKLRAMGLGDVGQVIALLGAFRDEVPRYRLFLTLRHLFAPLQALSMALPPTWQFTPAIFTAASNGRVLAVLGLSKDPDWTTRWKIDQLLLAPDVSTYDVASQLAHYALNRYGAEGVQTFIALTHPRYEQALALLKACGFRPLAQQWTYHHASPGQCERPAIFIAGLREATCADAKGLKTLSDQTLPVEKRLYMERSARAFSRSFAHATLDTLRGRFFKRWVVADAARDLLLGSVSVASADLQTYDISWMVSSGWPEGDAELLEFALHHVSEQTRKATVRVTAYSFQKERLAMLQAKGFERGEETQLLVRDFWTPLQDKPRRGASPILLFSRKTSTACGSPLSDATQQ; from the coding sequence ATGATCAAGTTGCGGGCCATGGGTCTGGGCGACGTGGGGCAGGTGATTGCCCTGCTCGGCGCCTTTCGCGACGAGGTGCCGCGTTATCGTCTGTTTTTAACGCTGCGTCATCTGTTTGCGCCGCTGCAGGCGTTGAGCATGGCCTTGCCGCCGACCTGGCAATTCACCCCTGCGATTTTTACGGCAGCTTCCAACGGCCGGGTGCTGGCGGTATTGGGATTGTCCAAGGACCCAGACTGGACGACGCGCTGGAAAATCGATCAGCTCTTGCTGGCGCCGGATGTCTCGACTTATGACGTCGCTTCACAGCTGGCGCATTACGCGCTCAATCGTTACGGCGCAGAAGGCGTTCAGACCTTCATTGCGCTGACGCACCCTCGCTACGAGCAAGCGCTGGCGCTGCTAAAAGCCTGCGGGTTTCGTCCACTGGCCCAGCAATGGACGTATCATCACGCTTCTCCCGGTCAATGCGAGCGTCCTGCGATTTTTATCGCCGGTTTGCGAGAGGCGACCTGCGCTGACGCCAAAGGCTTGAAGACGCTCAGCGATCAGACGCTCCCGGTGGAAAAGCGCTTGTATATGGAGCGCAGCGCCAGAGCCTTCTCGCGATCCTTTGCGCATGCGACGCTGGACACCCTGCGCGGACGCTTTTTTAAACGCTGGGTCGTGGCCGACGCCGCCCGGGATCTCCTGTTGGGCAGCGTCTCTGTTGCCAGCGCCGATCTTCAAACCTATGACATCTCCTGGATGGTCAGCTCTGGCTGGCCGGAGGGTGATGCCGAATTGCTTGAGTTTGCGCTGCATCACGTAAGCGAACAGACGCGAAAAGCGACTGTTCGCGTGACGGCGTATTCTTTTCAGAAAGAGCGGCTGGCGATGCTGCAAGCCAAAGGGTTTGAGCGCGGAGAGGAAACGCAATTGCTCGTGCGTGATTTCTGGACGCCCTTACAGGACAAGCCGCGCCGGGGCGCTTCCCCCATTCTGCTCTTTAGTCGAAAAACCTCGACAGCCTGCGGGTCGCCTTTATCTGACGCGACCCAACAGTAG
- a CDS encoding phosphoglucomutase/phosphomannomutase family protein: MSASVTPTLPSAIHFGTDGWRAVIADAFTFDNVRLVTHAAARYMRAQYGTTRPVVVGFDCRFLADRFAQCAAETLKAQGFKVLMTQGYTPTPIVAYAAKAYESAGALMFTASHNPPEYMGVKFIPEYAGPATQDITDAIVATVRELEQSGLPAPLAQTGSIETFNPYERYVTLLSQAVQFDTFKTRPLKILYDPMYGAGQGYLDRIYREKTGLTLDMIHNTFDARFGGQLPEPKAECLPELLARVPAEGYDLGLANDGDADRFGVVDETGRFLGADIVLPLLFRYLYHRRGFRGSVARTIATSTLMDALAQKLNVTVHETKVGFKHIGEVMRNEAVIVGGEESGGLSVLGHIPEKDGILGDLLIAEMRAVENKPLSAIYDDLVAEAGIRLFGINTNLHLDDAQKAGLMAAMGAIKPGEAFAGRPVQNIITRDGIKLVFGPSDWVLVRPSGTEPILRLYGESPDPVMRDRFEEDVAQRIENLSSCAATR, encoded by the coding sequence ATGAGCGCAAGCGTAACTCCGACGCTCCCATCAGCGATTCATTTTGGAACTGACGGCTGGCGGGCCGTCATTGCCGATGCGTTTACCTTTGATAACGTGCGCCTGGTCACGCATGCGGCGGCGCGGTACATGCGCGCCCAATACGGAACCACGCGCCCGGTCGTCGTGGGATTTGACTGTCGTTTTCTGGCCGACCGCTTTGCCCAATGCGCCGCCGAAACGCTTAAGGCGCAAGGCTTTAAGGTCTTGATGACGCAAGGCTACACCCCAACGCCTATTGTGGCCTACGCCGCCAAGGCCTACGAGAGCGCGGGAGCCTTGATGTTTACCGCCAGCCATAACCCGCCGGAATATATGGGCGTCAAGTTCATTCCCGAGTACGCGGGGCCCGCTACTCAGGATATTACGGATGCCATCGTCGCAACGGTGCGCGAATTGGAACAGTCCGGATTGCCTGCGCCGCTGGCTCAGACCGGTTCGATTGAGACGTTTAACCCGTATGAGCGTTATGTGACGCTGCTTTCTCAGGCCGTTCAGTTCGATACGTTCAAGACGCGCCCTCTTAAAATCCTCTACGACCCGATGTACGGCGCGGGGCAAGGCTATCTGGATCGTATCTACCGCGAAAAAACCGGCCTGACGCTGGATATGATTCACAACACGTTTGATGCGCGCTTTGGCGGGCAGTTGCCTGAACCCAAGGCCGAGTGTCTGCCCGAGTTGCTGGCGCGCGTACCCGCCGAAGGCTATGACCTGGGCCTGGCCAACGACGGCGACGCTGATCGCTTTGGCGTTGTCGATGAAACGGGACGGTTTCTGGGCGCTGATATCGTGCTGCCGCTGCTGTTTCGCTACCTGTACCACCGCCGGGGCTTTCGCGGCAGCGTCGCGCGGACAATTGCGACATCGACCCTGATGGACGCGCTGGCGCAAAAACTCAACGTCACTGTCCATGAGACCAAGGTGGGCTTTAAGCACATTGGCGAGGTGATGCGAAACGAAGCCGTCATTGTCGGCGGCGAAGAGTCCGGCGGGCTGAGCGTTCTGGGACATATTCCCGAAAAAGACGGCATTCTGGGCGATCTGCTTATTGCCGAAATGCGGGCGGTTGAAAACAAGCCGCTTAGCGCTATTTATGACGATCTGGTCGCAGAAGCCGGGATTCGCCTGTTTGGCATCAATACCAATCTGCATCTGGATGACGCGCAAAAAGCGGGTCTCATGGCGGCGATGGGCGCGATTAAGCCCGGCGAGGCATTTGCAGGGCGCCCGGTTCAAAACATCATTACCCGCGACGGGATCAAGCTGGTCTTTGGCCCTTCAGACTGGGTGTTGGTGCGTCCCAGCGGCACCGAGCCTATTTTGCGCCTGTATGGCGAGAGCCCGGATCCGGTCATGCGCGATCGATTTGAAGAAGACGTCGCGCAGCGCATCGAAAACCTTTCTTCCTGCGCGGCGACGCGATAG
- the fliP gene encoding flagellar type III secretion system pore protein FliP (The bacterial flagellar biogenesis protein FliP forms a type III secretion system (T3SS)-type pore required for flagellar assembly.): MPAFLQTLDPALQLIVLMAALSLLPFVIVSMTSFLRYIIVLSILKTALGTQQVPPSMVLVGIALVLTCYTMAPVFGEMYEKISPDMKKGANMVTLLVDGSEPLKEFMMRQTRQDDIAFFLQMTRNKMPESPKELTIWEVAPAFMISELRTSFEIGFIIFIPFIVLDLVVANILLALGMFMLSPTIISLPFKILVFVAVDGWSLVINGLVKSFN; the protein is encoded by the coding sequence ATGCCCGCTTTCCTGCAAACGCTGGATCCGGCCCTTCAGCTGATCGTGCTGATGGCGGCGCTCAGCCTGCTGCCTTTTGTCATCGTGAGTATGACCAGCTTTTTACGTTACATCATCGTGCTGTCGATTCTCAAAACGGCGCTGGGCACCCAGCAGGTGCCGCCGTCGATGGTGCTGGTGGGCATCGCGCTGGTGTTGACGTGCTACACGATGGCGCCAGTCTTTGGCGAGATGTATGAAAAAATTTCGCCCGATATGAAAAAGGGCGCCAATATGGTCACCCTGCTCGTCGACGGGTCCGAGCCCCTGAAAGAATTCATGATGCGCCAGACGCGCCAGGACGACATCGCGTTTTTTCTGCAGATGACGCGCAATAAAATGCCGGAATCGCCCAAGGAACTTACCATCTGGGAAGTCGCGCCCGCTTTCATGATTAGCGAGCTGCGCACCTCGTTTGAGATCGGCTTTATTATCTTTATCCCCTTTATTGTGCTGGATTTGGTCGTGGCCAATATTCTGCTTGCCTTGGGGATGTTTATGCTATCGCCGACGATTATTTCGCTGCCGTTTAAAATTCTGGTATTTGTCGCCGTGGACGGCTGGAGCCTGGTGATTAACGGGCTGGTGAAAAGCTTTAATTAA
- a CDS encoding FliM/FliN family flagellar motor switch protein — translation MELTPMAAVAVTPSHCMPRDLPLAQVVDRCHATTGALRQALQTFWGVGTTVRLVAVSQHNLYFWRADDFFVTQLSLGEAPEDVTQLRLCETGCQGLLDTTLGLRDAPGDAGSFSLNRVSALESQILTGFCKEAFDALSPALIRRKRSRRLQPGWLHVCWAFRLARPVGARAGDETLGKLILTIPRQAFLLAKDDVAASAPPPTRAPLEDSFFLHVRQTVRLWVGRTRLSLQDLEQLEAGDLVVLSDSRADRLAYQEPGSDRRFPFGARLTRLAGLALHNAQESRVMESSPPLPHPSQIGRASKAREQLWSNLPIEVHAEFAPVRLPLRQVKQMTEGLIVEVGDLTANRIRLHVEGKTVAVGELVIVGDRFGVRISRVGEETLEAPAEETTLHLPAAPSAVSPAQKPVARETEPPAPPVAETGDSDAFDNWVESEDDSWLADDDDFDEEDA, via the coding sequence GTGGAATTAACCCCCATGGCCGCCGTCGCTGTGACGCCCTCGCATTGCATGCCCCGCGATCTGCCGCTGGCGCAGGTCGTGGATCGCTGCCATGCGACCACCGGCGCGCTGCGTCAGGCCTTGCAAACGTTCTGGGGCGTGGGAACGACGGTTCGGCTGGTAGCGGTTAGCCAGCACAATTTATATTTTTGGCGCGCCGATGATTTTTTCGTCACCCAGCTTTCTTTGGGAGAGGCGCCGGAAGACGTCACGCAGTTGCGGCTTTGTGAAACCGGTTGTCAGGGTCTGCTCGACACGACCTTGGGGCTGCGCGACGCCCCTGGCGACGCGGGATCGTTCTCGCTGAATCGCGTCAGCGCGTTGGAAAGCCAGATTCTGACCGGGTTTTGCAAGGAAGCCTTTGACGCGCTCAGCCCTGCGCTTATTCGGCGTAAGCGATCGCGGCGTCTTCAGCCCGGGTGGCTGCACGTGTGCTGGGCTTTTCGGCTAGCGCGGCCTGTCGGCGCGCGCGCAGGCGACGAGACGCTTGGCAAGCTCATTCTCACCATTCCGCGACAGGCGTTCTTATTGGCCAAAGACGATGTCGCGGCCAGCGCCCCCCCGCCCACGCGCGCGCCGCTGGAAGATTCTTTTTTTTTACACGTGCGCCAAACCGTTCGCCTCTGGGTGGGACGCACGCGCTTATCGTTACAGGATCTCGAACAGCTCGAAGCCGGCGATCTCGTTGTTCTCAGCGATAGCCGCGCCGATCGCCTGGCCTATCAAGAGCCCGGCAGCGACAGACGTTTTCCTTTTGGCGCGCGACTCACTCGCCTCGCCGGACTCGCCCTTCATAACGCACAGGAATCGAGAGTAATGGAGTCTTCGCCCCCCCTTCCCCATCCGTCTCAGATTGGCCGCGCGTCCAAGGCGCGCGAACAACTCTGGAGCAATCTGCCCATTGAGGTTCACGCGGAATTCGCGCCGGTACGCCTGCCCCTTCGCCAGGTCAAGCAAATGACCGAAGGTCTGATTGTCGAGGTCGGAGACCTGACCGCCAATCGCATCCGCCTGCATGTGGAAGGCAAGACGGTTGCCGTCGGCGAGCTGGTCATCGTCGGCGATCGCTTTGGCGTGCGCATCAGCCGCGTCGGAGAAGAGACGCTGGAAGCCCCTGCGGAAGAAACGACGCTTCATTTACCGGCGGCGCCGTCTGCCGTCTCTCCCGCGCAGAAGCCCGTCGCCCGAGAAACGGAACCTCCTGCTCCGCCTGTTGCCGAAACGGGCGATAGCGACGCCTTCGACAATTGGGTAGAATCGGAGGACGATAGTTGGCTTGCCGACGACGATGACTTTGACGAGGAGGACGCCTAA
- a CDS encoding VOC family protein, whose translation MRVLEAAFIAYPASDLARARQFYETVLNLRMTMFSEELRWVEYDLGAGVTLGVGQYEGWLPCEKGPMVALEVDDFDQSIAALRQTQTHFHMEPVDTPVCRFAIIHDPEGNALMIHKRK comes from the coding sequence ATTCGCGTGCTGGAAGCCGCTTTCATCGCGTATCCGGCCAGCGATCTGGCCCGCGCGCGCCAGTTTTACGAAACGGTTCTCAACCTCAGAATGACGATGTTCAGCGAAGAACTTCGATGGGTCGAATACGATCTGGGCGCTGGCGTGACGCTGGGCGTCGGACAATATGAGGGCTGGCTCCCGTGTGAGAAAGGGCCGATGGTCGCGCTGGAAGTCGACGACTTCGATCAAAGCATTGCGGCGTTACGCCAGACTCAAACGCATTTCCATATGGAGCCGGTCGACACGCCTGTATGCCGCTTTGCCATCATTCACGACCCGGAAGGCAACGCGCTGATGATTCACAAGCGTAAATAA
- a CDS encoding flagellar biosynthetic protein FliQ, whose amino-acid sequence MELMMEHLGKGMYLILLLSLPAVLLAAGIGLIVGILQAVTQVQEQTISAAPKILLVFLLVIFGGGLMMTLLTNYVRESATLAFEEIPHAERMLMPPKPRDPRRQRIEAFYQRQLRGEPQPKIDALMKSPAADGEKQASGGAVQTGVKPQPKLSVSEQMTLRQAQGPPR is encoded by the coding sequence ATGGAACTGATGATGGAGCACCTGGGCAAGGGGATGTATCTCATCCTGCTGCTATCGCTGCCAGCGGTGCTGCTGGCCGCAGGCATCGGTCTGATTGTCGGCATCCTGCAAGCGGTCACGCAGGTGCAGGAGCAGACGATTTCAGCGGCGCCCAAGATTTTGCTGGTTTTTCTGCTGGTTATTTTTGGCGGTGGGCTGATGATGACGCTGTTAACCAATTACGTGCGCGAGTCCGCCACGCTGGCCTTTGAAGAAATTCCCCACGCCGAACGGATGCTCATGCCCCCCAAACCGCGCGATCCTCGTCGACAGCGCATCGAAGCCTTCTATCAGCGGCAGTTGCGTGGAGAGCCTCAGCCCAAAATCGACGCCTTAATGAAATCGCCTGCCGCCGATGGCGAAAAACAGGCTTCTGGCGGCGCCGTTCAAACAGGCGTCAAGCCGCAACCCAAGCTCAGCGTCAGCGAGCAGATGACGCTTCGCCAGGCTCAAGGCCCGCCACGTTAA
- a CDS encoding glycosyltransferase, with the protein MAATQNILILSSNTGGGHRSAAAALESSLLQLRPGEVLVKITQVLEEAHVMSRRLADVYNYLLRHHQDWMKYYYGFVNHCRPNESRLMLLGALRYGGRLLERFTPNVAVSVHPMTQHFFAYLLKKTGLLGRIPLVSVVTDPCGGFWKGWACKDVSRYFVATDAAASQLERYGVDSDKIRIAGLPVHSRFHPVEEADRRRLREQLGLHPDKFTVFLNAGWVGGGNIPRIYEALASAPLDIQAVFLAGRNQGLIRRVEKLSARAHFPTQVLGYTDAIEAVMNASDVMISKPGGLTTFEALACRLPVLADAVTPPMPQEQAAAEYIQRAGAGILLKSPQDAAPLIKSLLDSPRQCDMMRQAAGRCAILGASDRIASEILTAL; encoded by the coding sequence ATGGCGGCGACGCAAAATATTTTGATCCTCAGCTCGAATACGGGCGGCGGGCATCGCAGCGCAGCGGCGGCGCTGGAAAGCAGTCTGCTGCAATTGCGTCCCGGCGAAGTCCTGGTAAAAATCACGCAAGTGCTGGAAGAGGCCCATGTGATGTCGCGCCGTCTGGCCGACGTCTATAACTACTTGCTGCGCCATCATCAGGACTGGATGAAGTATTACTACGGCTTTGTCAATCATTGCCGTCCCAACGAATCGCGTCTGATGCTGCTGGGCGCGTTGCGCTATGGCGGGCGACTTCTGGAGCGCTTCACGCCCAATGTGGCCGTGTCTGTCCATCCCATGACGCAGCACTTTTTTGCGTACCTGCTGAAAAAGACGGGCCTGTTAGGGCGCATCCCCCTGGTCAGCGTGGTCACGGATCCGTGCGGGGGCTTCTGGAAAGGGTGGGCCTGCAAGGACGTCAGCCGTTATTTTGTCGCGACCGACGCCGCCGCCAGCCAACTGGAGCGCTACGGCGTGGACTCTGACAAGATTCGCATTGCGGGTTTGCCCGTCCATTCCCGTTTTCATCCGGTGGAAGAGGCGGATCGCCGCCGTTTGCGAGAGCAATTGGGCCTGCACCCGGATAAGTTCACGGTGTTTCTGAATGCCGGCTGGGTCGGAGGCGGCAATATTCCGCGCATCTATGAAGCGTTGGCGAGCGCGCCTCTGGATATCCAGGCTGTTTTTCTCGCCGGGCGGAATCAGGGACTCATTCGTCGCGTGGAAAAGCTATCGGCGCGCGCACATTTCCCAACCCAGGTGCTGGGCTATACGGACGCCATTGAGGCGGTGATGAACGCCTCTGACGTGATGATCTCCAAGCCCGGCGGTTTAACGACGTTTGAGGCATTGGCTTGCCGCCTGCCTGTTCTGGCCGACGCCGTGACGCCGCCCATGCCGCAAGAGCAGGCCGCCGCCGAATATATCCAGCGGGCAGGCGCAGGAATCCTTCTGAAATCCCCGCAGGATGCGGCCCCGCTGATTAAATCGCTCCTTGATTCTCCTCGACAGTGTGATATGATGCGCCAAGCGGCAGGGCGCTGCGCTATTTTGGGCGCTTCCGACCGTATTGCCAGCGAGATTCTGACCGCGTTATAG
- a CDS encoding SDR family oxidoreductase, whose product MTTQPLAPQPHALPDGEAAPTRLLQGKKALITGGSRGLGKALCEVFSREGADVAFNYAQCDEGAASTVEAIEANGRCALKYRASVTDRPAIQDMIRDVTAQFGRIDILVNNAALNRGDNFVTTTEQAWLEIINVNVNGLYYVTKPVLKQMMRQRAGSILNISSIGAVRALPTSVHYATAKAASIGFTKCLSREAAPFGVNVNCIAAGILDTDLGNSLPESFRNLYQSWCAKGRMGAARELAEFAVFLVCDRNTYMNGEVVIIDGGTIV is encoded by the coding sequence TTGACCACACAACCCCTTGCCCCCCAGCCGCATGCCCTACCCGACGGCGAGGCTGCGCCGACGCGACTGCTTCAGGGCAAAAAAGCGCTGATAACCGGCGGCTCTCGCGGGCTGGGAAAAGCCCTCTGCGAGGTTTTTTCGCGCGAGGGGGCCGATGTCGCCTTTAATTACGCCCAATGCGACGAAGGGGCGGCAAGCACCGTGGAAGCCATTGAAGCCAATGGCCGTTGCGCTCTCAAATACCGCGCCTCGGTGACGGATCGGCCGGCCATACAGGACATGATTCGCGATGTCACCGCGCAATTTGGCCGCATTGACATTCTGGTCAACAACGCCGCTCTCAATCGCGGCGATAACTTCGTCACCACCACCGAGCAGGCCTGGCTTGAGATTATCAACGTCAACGTCAACGGACTGTATTACGTCACCAAGCCGGTCCTCAAGCAGATGATGCGCCAGCGCGCAGGCTCCATCCTCAACATCAGCTCCATTGGCGCGGTTCGCGCCTTGCCCACGTCGGTGCACTACGCCACCGCCAAGGCTGCCTCTATCGGCTTTACCAAATGCCTGTCGCGCGAAGCCGCGCCGTTTGGCGTCAACGTCAATTGCATCGCTGCGGGCATTCTGGATACGGATCTGGGCAATTCGCTGCCGGAATCGTTCCGCAATCTGTACCAGAGCTGGTGCGCCAAGGGCCGGATGGGCGCGGCGCGGGAGCTCGCCGAATTTGCCGTCTTTCTGGTGTGCGATCGCAATACGTATATGAACGGCGAAGTTGTGATTATTGACGGCGGCACCATCGTTTAG
- a CDS encoding S-layer homology domain-containing protein — protein MSPMPPSGFWSASRVCALASALTLLTPFWAGCDGPPQPARLTTELPPDIPPPPPISTKRSALQPEAEMLRRREVEKDRYLAFREAFLYARDRQLIPADATPDSSAFQQPVSRSELAQWLVKFAGVAVEDDPQIALADLPPERPDAGPAEIVVRRGWMSTDAFQGERIFHPDAPITREGLCDLAVRLKGEAPALSKIRSAVNDQLRPDTAKESGENFENFRDLAAISPEFRSAVAWAYAHNLIETVFNLSPTDLTAREGFSPRQAVTRQQALTFLARYVLPPKPANAPDPAASTTGSPP, from the coding sequence ATGTCCCCGATGCCTCCCTCTGGTTTTTGGTCCGCGTCTCGCGTCTGCGCGCTGGCGTCGGCGCTGACGCTCCTGACGCCCTTCTGGGCCGGGTGCGACGGCCCGCCTCAACCCGCGCGTCTCACGACCGAGCTGCCGCCGGATATTCCGCCCCCTCCGCCTATTTCCACCAAGCGCAGCGCGTTGCAGCCGGAAGCCGAAATGTTGCGCAGGCGCGAAGTTGAGAAAGACCGTTATTTAGCGTTTCGTGAGGCTTTTTTATATGCGCGCGACCGGCAGTTAATTCCCGCCGACGCGACGCCGGATTCGTCCGCCTTTCAGCAGCCGGTGTCGCGATCGGAGCTGGCGCAATGGCTGGTTAAGTTCGCCGGCGTGGCTGTTGAGGACGACCCGCAGATTGCTCTTGCCGACTTGCCGCCGGAGCGCCCCGATGCGGGCCCCGCAGAAATTGTGGTGCGTCGCGGCTGGATGTCGACGGATGCTTTTCAGGGCGAACGGATTTTTCATCCCGATGCGCCTATCACGCGAGAAGGGCTGTGCGATTTGGCCGTGCGTTTGAAAGGCGAAGCCCCGGCGCTTTCGAAGATACGATCCGCCGTTAACGATCAATTGCGACCTGACACTGCCAAGGAATCGGGCGAGAATTTTGAGAATTTTCGCGATCTGGCGGCTATTTCGCCGGAATTTCGCTCGGCGGTGGCGTGGGCGTATGCCCATAATCTCATTGAAACCGTGTTTAACCTGTCCCCGACTGATTTAACCGCGCGCGAAGGCTTCTCCCCGCGCCAAGCCGTGACGCGACAGCAAGCCTTGACGTTTCTGGCGCGTTACGTTCTGCCGCCCAAACCGGCGAATGCGCCCGATCCAGCGGCCTCAACAACCGGCTCGCCTCCCTGA
- the smpB gene encoding SsrA-binding protein SmpB yields MTARPANAKPSPPRVIASNKKAYHDYHVEETYTAGIILTGTEIKSIRNGQVSLNEGFARIENSEVFLYGMHVSPYDKGTHYNHAPDRVRKLLMTRAEIRKLVGKTKQTGLTLIPLKLVFDRCWVKVEVGLCRGKKLYDKREALTERQHQREMDRARKGRASS; encoded by the coding sequence ATGACCGCTCGCCCCGCCAACGCGAAACCTTCTCCACCCCGTGTGATCGCCTCTAATAAGAAGGCGTATCACGACTATCATGTGGAAGAAACCTATACAGCAGGCATTATTCTGACGGGTACCGAGATAAAATCGATCCGAAACGGCCAGGTTTCGCTCAACGAAGGCTTTGCGCGGATTGAAAACAGCGAGGTGTTTTTATACGGGATGCATGTCAGCCCGTACGACAAGGGCACGCACTATAACCACGCCCCCGATCGCGTCCGCAAGCTGCTGATGACGCGCGCTGAAATCCGCAAGCTGGTCGGTAAAACCAAGCAGACGGGTCTGACGCTGATTCCGCTTAAACTGGTTTTCGACCGCTGTTGGGTGAAGGTAGAAGTCGGCCTGTGTCGCGGCAAAAAACTGTATGACAAGCGAGAAGCCCTCACCGAGCGCCAGCATCAGCGCGAAATGGATCGCGCCCGCAAAGGACGGGCCTCTTCTTAA